The Ciconia boyciana chromosome 4, ASM3463844v1, whole genome shotgun sequence DNA window ACATATATTGCCCACATATTAATTAAGAGCAGACCAAATACTGCTCCACACTTTTCAGTCAAAGATTGTTAAGATTTTATGTagaacttgaaaaattattccaagTTATTTTTACCACTGATACCCACCTTTCACTGCCACATTTGAGCAAACTCCTTTTGCAGGAAATTCATAATAATTTCCCATAAATTCCCATAAAATTCAACTCAAATAAATTCCAGGCCTGGGAAAAATGCAAGTCACAGAAAACAGGTTAAGGATAAAGTTGTACCCTACTGTCATCCTACATGCGTTGAGCAGCTTTCGGCACACCCATCTTTCCAAAGTATACcatccttccccagcactgcttGAAGTTAAAATAAACCACTACCCCAGTATTCAAATACATACTGATAATAACGTAGACTCAAACAGCATCTACTGCACATTGAAAGGGATAGAATTACACAAAAATTGAGTTCTTTTACTTAATTGAGGATTTTCACACTGGTATGCAGTTTACTTACTACATTAATTTAAGTTGAATTAATTTCCCTTTAGAAGAATAATTATCTATTTTCTAGAGAATTATAATTCGTAAATGTATAtgcactctttaaaaaaatgaaactaacaaatttttcaatatacataaGCATATTTCTTGTATTgcactaaagaaaacaaaacaaaaaaaaccccatgcacttgttttcttgaagtcattttgctgtttcctaTGAATTCATGGAAGTCTGAAATGGAgatggagcagggagagaaaacacaATGTAGTCAAGTCTTATCCAATGCATATGTGGTTTTATTCCTATGTCCAAGTACGTGAGATGGGATATTAACCTTAAATAGGGACAATGACACATTAAAATTAGACAAACCTCAATTATTTTCTGGtaaataaaaactggaaattGTTGACTGTTTCTCTAAATCAAATAATGACTTAGTACTGGATGCACAAAACACTCTAAAAATTATGTAACTTTggaataaaactttaaaattcaattgtttgaaaaatattgcatgGAAAATCTTGAAAACATCCTTCTCAGTCTTCAGTAATTCAGCCTATTCAGAAACACAGTTCGGAAGACAGAACTTCAACACAGAGGGGCTGTCCTGGTCAAACCatgggttaaaccacaacaggggCTTATTTTGAGTCACTATTATAAAAAGTTATCAGGAGAACACGTCATGTATTTCAAGTCCACATTATTTTTGTGACAATTTGTTATGATGGTTGTCAGTCAGTTATTCGTTTTTGTTTCAATGGTCTCTGTAAGaccattactttttttctcttctagatAAGTAGCTCTTTTCTTAGTAAAAGTAGCAAATAATGTATCCATCATTCCCAAAACTTCTAGTAGTTCCTCTTGATAGTCAATCTCTTTTCCTATGGCTTCCTGAAGTCTCAAGAATTGTCTATCAACAATCGCTGACTGCCCAACCACAGGCTGATAAATGTCTGTAAAAAGAGAAGTCACTTAAGAATCCACATTATCTATAAAAACGTGAAAATTGTATTAGCTAGTTACAGATGTGTTTAAAGAACCTGGCACAAGTTCAACATTGTGGACAAATAAAACAACTTTAACGGTattctgaaaacagtgttaattaTTGGTATGTACTCACAGTAACAGTAAGTGAAActaacagaaacagaagtttttaCGACCTCAAATACTATTTCTACCTCATTGGAGAAGCAGAAGTCACTTGTACTATGTAAGTATAGAAACATGAAGTATCAAAGATCCTTAGAGATCATAAGGAGCTTCCTGCAGCCAGTGCAAATCAAGATACTGACTGTGGACAAAGTTATCTGGCAATCCCTCTTTTTGGATCATTCTCTTGACACTGAGTTCATACTTATAAACAAACCCATAAAGGTTTGGTTTCTTAAAAATGTAGCACTTTTTACCTTATTTCCAAGCTAGCTATGTGGCTTTGAGAATCCTTTTTGTGTTGTACTTACCAGTGATCATATCTGCAACAGTCACCAGTACAGGAGTAAATCTAGGCTCAATCACACGCCTGCAAAATTAGAAGACATCCCAATTTTACTGGTTTTGCCAGCTGCACTCCTCCCATCAACAAGCAGCTTTCTCACACAGGCACACAgaaaattttttcttcatgaaggACCTCACAGAACAGCAGTCAGAGACGCGAGTCAAAAAAAGCTACATGTGGTATTTACCCTCCTCCTTTCAGGAAGGCAGTCGGGGTTGGAGACATGGCAAAAGCCTCAGGTACAGGAAGACCCAAGTTTcatcaaagagagaaaataacagGCTAACAGTAGCATATCTGGCAAAGTAAAATATACTCTCTCATACTGTTAGCAAAATTTTTTTGTGCTAACAGGTAAACTAGTTCAGTACTGTAACTCAAATCCCAGACCTTGatatcagaaagcaaaagacgTGAGATGTCAAGAGTACTAGTGTTCCACCCATGATCTGTTGAGACTCTGCAGCAAAAGCTGTTAAGAAATAAAGGTCTCAAAATAGAGAGAACTCAGGTTAAAATAATACCTTGCCACAAAGGTAAGAAGGAGATTAATTTGCTTCTCATCTCGGCCTGCAAGTGCACTCCTCAGTGTTCCTCTGCGATGTAGTTCCTGCATGACTGCAACCGTAACTTCAGGAGTATAAAGCCTGATGGGTGGCTGGACATATATAACAGAAGTTTAGTAccaaagcaacatttttacACACAAAACAGGGCTGGtatcagcaaaaccaaaatggaaCCCACACAAGTTTGATTCTTTTCTAGttatacactgaaataaaattaatttgacatACAGAAAAAATCCACATCAGGCCACAGCACACAACTATAGTAAGACAAAAACCAGTGCCTTACCTCTAGTACTGCATCAAGGGCCTTGGAAGACTGAAAGCTCTTCAGCAGCTTGTCATATTTCCTCAAAACACGTTTTACAGGTTTACTGACACAGAAATCTTCCTAGAATTGAAAGATGAGTTCAGAAtaagacagacacacacacaatggATTAGATGTATTACCATGAACAAGCTTATAAGTCTTCgtattttccctcccttccctttcttcaaCTTagcacacaccaaaaaaagaaagaaatcttgaGGAGTGCTTCAGTATACATTTTCTCACCCCCATATACCTGTTTTGGCATGTAAGTTCTTCCCTTCACATAGGTTCTATATGCTGGTTGTCTCTTCTTTTgagacttttctttcctttcttcaggttttctgtgtttaacATTTAGCACCCCATTGGTCATGCCTACGACTATGGTTTCATCTTCAGGCTAAAATGAAGAAATCACAGATTTAGGAACCTAATATTTTATATGATGATACATGCTCTACcatgcagattttaaaatttttacgGTTCATGATAAGGCTCTAATCACAGTATCATAGAATAATCACAGTATCATAGTTGGAAGGCACCTCCATGAGGTCCCATGGTCAAACACCTTGTTCAAAGCAGGGACAGCTTAAAGGCTATGACCGTAAGCAACATTATCTATCtaataaaattttaacaaataCCTAGAGGGACTACAGCCTGACTAGTGAAGCAAGCTCAAATATGCATTAACATCTGTTCTCCAAGTATAATCTATGAcaggtgggttgtttttttttttcaatggtgTACAACTGCCTTTGGCTATTACATGCCATACAGCAGACATGAACACCACCCATGAGAAAGCTATCATGGAACAGCAGGACTTTGAGAAACAAGTGAAAGTTGTTCAAAATACCAGTCACTGGTATAAATTTCACCTACATAACAAAGGTTGCATGTATTTGATGCTAAAGgttgtaattttaaatgatgCACTGGAGAAAAACACTGACTTCACATATAGAACAATGAGTTCTGACCTGTTACTATTAACAGATAATTCtatgaaaacattaaacattAGCTGAATGCTCAACTGGTGGTAcgaaaaaaaagtcacaaataaAAAGTGTTAGGAATTactacagaagaaataaaaactaggAAGTCATTATACAATGAATAAATCCATTGTTTACCCACATCTTAAATCCTATGCGAGTCATTCTCAAAAAACAGTAGCAGATTCGGAATAAAAgaatcaaaaaaccccaaggacAATCAAAAATTGGCTTGATCTGAGACAGAACTCTTcagtgtgggaaaaaaaagacaactgagGAGGGATATGGTAAAAGCCTACAGAATTATGACAGGTATGGATGGAAATCAGCTGGTCCATATCTTGTTTAGGGGCATCAAATGAAGCTAGTGAAGGTTCAAATGGAACAAAAGGAGGCAATTCTTCACACAAGAAGTAGCAAAAATGTGGAACTCCTTGTCAAGGAATCTAGTGAAGGTTAGAAGTTCATCCAACCTCAAGGAGAGACTGAGCAGGTTTATGTAAGAGACATTCTTTGAATTACACAGGAACTACACTCTGATGAGCTAATTTCTCATCTGAAAATTAGTTTGGAGTTTGGGAGAATATCAGGAAACTTATCATACACACTTGCCCTGTTTTTAGTTTTCCATATGCACCTACTTATGGCTATAGCTGTAAGAAGCATCTGGAATTAGACCAGCCTTTCGTTTGACCCAGTAGAGCCAGTCTTATGTTCTCAAATGACCATTTAAAACTCAAGGGTTTTAGTCAATAGGAAACAAAAGATTATGTTTCAAAAGACATATACACAGCTCTAGAGATGCCAAACTACAGGTACTGCatgttttgcagctgctgtAGAGGCTTAAAgggtatggggtttttttggttctgtACTCTTCACCTCaactaaaataattcaaaactcATTTAGCTCTAGCTCCCTAGGGAATGagggaggaaatgaagaaaggaagacacGCCCTCCACAGACACCTCCCCCTAGGTTCCAGAAGAGCAGGACAATAGTAAAGTAGCAAAGGTAGTAAAGATCCCTCACAGTCCCTTTTACATGTCCTTCAGAGGCTACATAAGAAGGTGACTAAATGACGAcagcattgtttttaaaagtggcACTAGCCTCCAAATTTCTGGCCGGCACATCACTTATCCATTGGAACTCAaatgtttcagagaaataagAGTCTTTCTGTTTCCAAGACAGTAAGACACATGCCTTGGCAAACAAGTTTGTTTACGCTCATACCTCATGccctctcccctttttcttcctcagaccAACCTGACACCAACAACTTCTAAGACAAGTTTGTCCTATTCTAAATTTCTCAACAAATGAactatctttttccttttatcactgCCATGCAAGAGGACTCACAAGGTTCCTGAAAGGCAAAAGATGAGTACAGTCTTCTTAAAGTCAAAGGACTTCCCATCTAAACTGAATACCTTCCCTATGATATATACCGACCTTGATAAATACACAATTTTGTACAGATCTAATCAGGTAACATTTGGTATCTGAATGCattatgtttaaaacattttaatgtattttttactcAGGAGGAATACATTCAGTCACCCTACTTTGCATGTACAGCATTCTTCTGAAACACCCAAtagcaatgaaagcaaaaattaattacttcagtGACTTAAAAGGTATCAGTAATTACCTTGCCTAGAAAGATTTCTAATGTACTTACCGACAATGCAAGACTGAGGATGGATGTTGCATAGTTAAAGCTGTGGACTACTTTGTAAGAAGTAGTACTGTAAATCTTCACATGCCTATACAGAAGAGTAATTATTAAAACCTCGTTACTAATGCCTTATTGTAGACACTTTACAGGAATTTCATCACTCTTGACCTCTATAGATCATTTAAGGAAACTGAGTATTTACACAAAGCATTCTTCAGACTACCACTGAGCTTCTTAGTTATTACCTCTCCTGCAACAGAAAGACTCTGGTAAAAGATAGACAAAAGTCAAGGAAGGATTACCCTTAcacaaaaaagatgaaaatggcacaaagacagaagaagaaattgaagGCAGACGTAGTGACTATGTGACTTCAGCAATGCTTATTAGGAAACACTAAGACAACATTTCTTCAAATTTGTTCTTAAATTTTAAACGTGAGATCTATTGACAATTTCTGGAAGTAAATCCATAGATATTCTTGTATCTGGCTGCTCTTTAATGATTTGGTTGAAGGtaggaaatatttaacaaatgagaaaacaaaacattatctTACAACAAGTATGAACTTTAGTGTTGTGAGCACTGAATGACAAATAGCTGCACAGCTGTGTGATCTTTCAGCTTATGGTTTGTAATCATAAAGCCTGAGGAAGCCTATGGAAGtacaggagggagggaaggagggaggaaaagaacagaCTACTCATTTCAGACCACTTCATATTTCTAATGTCTCAGAGACAACAGATTGAGTACCAGTACGCAGCAACtcaacccaaacaaacaaaaaagcaaggaGGACATATTTCACCTGTGCACCTTGGGTACAAAAAGCAACAGAACAGAGACACAAAAACAGGTGCTTCAAAGGCGAATACTAATAcactttcagttatttaaacTGCATTAAAGTTAAGAAAAGTTACTTTACAGAGACTGCAAAGGTCAGTTTAGAGattcagaaaaatgaatgctTATTCAGAAGTTCCCCACACACATTCCAAAATGGCAAATGCAACCCTTATTGACATTCAGACTAGTAAGAGGAAAAGGTTAATGTATATTGCAGTATGTACCTTGGCCTCAGGACAAGTTTTCAAATAAGTTATATCTCTAACAGTTAGAAGTGTGTAACCCCAAAAAACATGCACAGATTCACACTGATATATAATaactttcaaaggaaaaaagtcctaaatcacaccaaaaccacaaaatataCTAACCTGTCCAGGGATCCTGACAATAACCTTTGTCCAGAGCTGTTCAGGCATAAACAAGTTACAGTTTTATGGTGATTTTTAAGTGAAACTAGTAATTGTCCACCTTTTAGTACATCCCAAACTTTGACATATCGACCTCCTGTGAGAAGGAAGCACACAAAACAGTTTGACATCCATACACATTTAGGCTTCTCTGGAAAAGTTTTCACAGAGTGATACAGTGCCTCCTTCataacacagatttttctgtacCTACTCACCATCCCCATCCATTATGACTATCTCCTGGAACAAGACACACTACAAGCCTGCTCTTTTTTAGGCCACTCTGCACGCACAGCTGAATGATTCAACATACTCCTTACCAAAAATAATCTAGATACCCCTGGGTTACAGGACTTCTGATGCAATGGCAAGAAGAGACCAAAAAACCTAGTCATCATTTAGAGAAAGATACAGTCCCATCTTTTCAAAACTTCTTAAGTATGTTCATTCCTTCACTTTAGCACTGGGCTAATTAAAGTTTGTatcttgtaattaaaaatgtctttttctcttggACCAACTACAAGAAAATCATATCAGAGACAAAAAGACCCCTACCTTCATCCTCCAGATCAACACAGATCCCTAAAAAGACCTTTGAGAAATCCTGCTGTTACATCACTTACCACTTCATTGCCAAATGAAAAGACCAcacaagaaagaagcagatgaagTATTTCTCAAATTAGggccacagaaaagaaatttgattttattgAAGTACCTGCAGATACTAGAAGCCCACCAGAAGGGAACAGAAGCACACTCTCCACAGGCTGGCCATGTTCTATTGTCATGACACTACCTTTTGTTCGTGCATCAAATAGTTTCACCGTGTGATCATAGGAACCTGCAAACAACACCATAAATAGTTTCAGTTTCAtcatttcaattatttcagGAACTAAACCAGCCACATCCTACAATCTAAAGGAGCTCCTGCCAAACGGAAACAGTTTTAAACCATACACTTAGAACACCTTGTGGTTTACTTTGGTTAATTTTCAGCCTTCAGGCAACATGTCTTCTAATTCTAGCCCTAGCAACATATCAGGccttaaaagtaatttaagtcttaattttatttcccttccatTAATCAAGTGTATTTATGACAATAAATGTCAGGCAACCTGATGAAACCTGCCTCCTGAAGTAAggaatactatttttttcacagcaatttACCACAGATTAATAGAAAGCTACtgctaggaaaaacaaaagcaactaGTTTCAAATAACTCCTCACATGACCTTTCATTTTTGAGTCTGACAGTTTTGGGCTGTACAAACTACACAGGAACTAGTGTCCTCCTCCGGAAACCTGATAAAACACTTCAGTCAATCCCAACTAAAGGATACATTCACAGGATTTCCTTAAAACTTTCAAAGGCCAGTCAGAACAGTCCCATTAACCCTAACAGGCTAAAgcaaaaagatgttaaaaattaGTTCAGTCAGAGTTTCTGTACTAACATCAGTGTCAAgcttaaaaagcaagcaaaaagtaGGCACTGAGTAGGAAGACAGATCCTCCGtgtttaaaatataatgaaCAAGATCCTACTGTATCAAAAActatctttctgcatttttcttccaatcAATCCAGAAGAAGCgtatacaaaaaagaaaatcaaacctGTTACGAAGACATCTGCATTCACTTTACTTGCGCAGCCACATCTCACATAGTCAGTATGTTCACTGTATGAGACGATTTCTGTAGCACTTGGAATATCCCACAGATTTGATGAATAATCATCACCACCAGAAAATATTCGGTATTTATCAGACAGGAAGCCCACTACATGAACAGCTCTAGAAATAAAAGTCCACAATATCCAAAGTTAAAATATGTACTTGTGTCTAGAACAGTTACTTTGTATTAAGAGCTTATTAAAGTATTCTCCCTAACTTAAAAGTGCAAAGTATTTACTGTTGGAAGTTACAAAGCCTCACTTTAGAGGTTAAAAAC harbors:
- the UTP15 gene encoding U3 small nucleolar RNA-associated protein 15 homolog — encoded protein: MATYKPVVVQAFPKLGERITQDTVYWRGYKTPVQIKEFGAVNKIDFSPVSPYNYAVTASSRIHIYGRYSQEPIKTFSRFKDAAYCATYRDDGNLLVAGSEEGSIRLFDVSGRAPLRQFDGHTKAVHVVGFLSDKYRIFSGGDDYSSNLWDIPSATEIVSYSEHTDYVRCGCASKVNADVFVTGSYDHTVKLFDARTKGSVMTIEHGQPVESVLLFPSGGLLVSAGGRYVKVWDVLKGGQLLVSLKNHHKTVTCLCLNSSGQRLLSGSLDRHVKIYSTTSYKVVHSFNYATSILSLALSPEDETIVVGMTNGVLNVKHRKPEERKEKSQKKRQPAYRTYVKGRTYMPKQEDFCVSKPVKRVLRKYDKLLKSFQSSKALDAVLEPPIRLYTPEVTVAVMQELHRRGTLRSALAGRDEKQINLLLTFVARRVIEPRFTPVLVTVADMITDIYQPVVGQSAIVDRQFLRLQEAIGKEIDYQEELLEVLGMMDTLFATFTKKRATYLEEKKSNGLTETIETKTNN